One window of the Saccopteryx bilineata isolate mSacBil1 chromosome 2, mSacBil1_pri_phased_curated, whole genome shotgun sequence genome contains the following:
- the PPP1R1B gene encoding protein phosphatase 1 regulatory subunit 1B, which yields MDPKDRKKIQFSVPAPPSQLDPRQVEMIRRRRPTPAMLFRLSEHSSPEEEASPHQRASGEGHHLKSKRPNPCAYTPPSLKAVQRIAESHLQSISNLGENQASEEEDELGELRELGYPREEEEDEEDEEEEEEDSQAEVLKGGRGSVGQKTTCGQGLEGPWERPPPLDEPQRDGSSADRVEDPALSEPQEDPQCPAHPAPGT from the exons AAGATCCAGTTCTCGGTGCCCGCGCCCCCCAGCCAGCTGGACCCCCGCCAGGTGGAGATG ATCCGGCGCAGGAGACCAACCCCTGCCATGCTGTTCCGGCTCTCTGAGCACTCCTCACCAG AGGAGGAGGCCTCCCCCCACCAG AGAGCCTCAGGAGAGGGGCATCACCTCAAGTCGAAGAGGCCCAACCCCTGTGCCTACACCCCCCCCTCGCTGAAAG CTGTGCAGCGCATTGCTGAGTCGCACCTGCAGTCCATCAGCAACCTGGGCGAGAACCAGGCCTCGGAGGAGGAGGATGAGCTTGGGGAGCTGCGGGAGCTGGGCTACccgagagaggaagaggaggacgaggaggacgaggaggaagaggaggaggacagcCAGGCTGAAGTCCTGAAGGGCGGCAGGGGGTCTG TTGGGCAGAAAACAACCTGTGGCCAGGGACTGGAGGGGCCCTGGGAGCGCCCGCCCCCTCTGGACGAGCCCCAGAGAGATGGAAGCTCTGCGGACCGAGTAGAGGACCCCGCACTAAGTG AGCCCCAGGAGGACCCACAGTGCCCTGCCCACCCTGCGCCTGGCACATAG